One window from the genome of Drosophila albomicans strain 15112-1751.03 chromosome 2L, ASM965048v2, whole genome shotgun sequence encodes:
- the LOC117564353 gene encoding SOSS complex subunit B homolog, with translation MYNAECIPIKDIKPGLKNINVIFIVLEVGVATVTKENREVRNFKVGDPTASINVSIWDEPGKLIAPGDIVRLTKGYASIWRHCLTLYSGKNGEVFKIGEFCMIFNEALNMSEPKRADPQAAAPQTGNMVAVQTPVATPVGVVAGAVQPAVNATPAVVPPAIVKQAGRGGRTGAARAGAMKGDRR, from the exons ATGTACAACGCAGAATGCATTCCCATCAAGGATATTAAGCCCGGTTTGAAGAATATCAATGTGATATTCATTGTACTCGAG GTTGGCGTAGCAACAGTGACGAAAGAGAACCGAGAGGTGCGCAATTTCAAAGTAGGTGATCCCACCGCCAGCATTAATGTCTCCATTTGGGATGAGCCCGGCAAGCTGATTGCACCCGGCGACATTGTTCGTCTGACCAAAGGCTATGCGTCGATTTGGCGTCACTGCCTCACTCTATATTCGGGCAAGAATGGCGAGGTTTTTAAGATCGGCGAGTTCTGTATGATCTTCAACGAGGCGCTGAACATGAGCGAACCAAAACGTGCTGATCCTCAAGCGGCAGCGCCACAAACTGGAAACATGGTCGCTGTCCAGACGCCGGTGGCGACGCCAGTTGGCGTTGTTGCGGGCGCTGTGCAACCAGCTGTGAATGCTACGCCTGCCGTGGTGCCGCCAGCGATTGTGAAGCAGGCAGGACGAGGAGGACGCACTGGAGCAGCGCGAGCTGGCGCAATGAAGGGAGATCGACGATGA
- the LOC117564135 gene encoding histone acetyltransferase KAT7, which translates to MESGSSSSSTSGSTTSSGSSSCTDTGSSSDSDSSSSDVPRAEESKPQPAKQPQNPVRRKIPAPPSADNEKPKATGNSNAALATAASKVRSVVAASNQRNGGLSSDDDDDDDDDDAPPAKKNARTVNNSVARRKPSTSTAPKQTSGGGGGGGAATSKATQPAKAQAQRNGDNNTKRPSLSSSSNSTDDSAHRGDTKNGRKVPLKLASTATAVRAKQMRAKALQAKTSNSNSNNNINKNGPRRGKSRSSDGSDDSGSGSGSETSSMSESEATDSSNSYSSQPATGKSNAKGKRGTAAAAGDSEEERKDKANPMRKLTRSLSMRRSKQQQQQVKPGSETESDAEMEQEDDKSRVLSKSPAKKSSTTTATSLNSSKCKVKKESSVLSSIKSRPVSPALQLEKKCPIEGCDSSGHLSGNLDRHFLPEACPIYHNMSASECKERANERKLRNEQRLKFPPVNNSNSSTPGNQHSNPKTLTPEQREFLAKIRESRANFRPISSSFLNDKVKLDKDCTDEDREPNLAGLVPDYDLQLFREAQAQASERIEDELKDLPVGKGIKYISMGKYKMKVWYQSPYPDDAARLPKMYICEFCLRYQKSETGIKRHAQKCVWRHPPGDEIYRKGKLQVWQVDGKRYKQYCQHLCLLAKFFLDHKTLYYDVEPFLFYIMTLADVDGCHIVGYFSKHIPFLQEKNSFYNVSCILTLPPYQRKGYGRLLIDFSYLLTRVEGKIGSPEKPLSDLGLISYRSYWKDVLLDYLCNRSGNTLCIKDVSQEMAIYSYDIVSTLQALGMMKYWKGKHIVLKKQDVLDEYEERVKRRGTFPKIDDSCLRWQPFIPIQPSESP; encoded by the exons ATGGAAAGTGGCAGCAGCTCAAGTTCCACTTCGGGCAGCACAACTTCAAGCGGCTCATCCAGTTGCACAGACACAGGCAGCTCTTCCGATAGTGATTCCAGCAGCTCAGATGTGCCGCGCGCCGAGGAATCTAAACCACAACCCGCAAAACAGCCTCAAAACCCTGTTAGACGCAAAATACCAGCACCGCCTTCAGCCGACAATGAGAAGCCAAAGGCTACTGGGAATAGCAATGCTGCATTGGCAACGGCGGCGAGCAAAGTACGTTCTGTGGTGGCCGCCAGCAATCAGCGCAATGGCGGACTGTccagcgatgatgatgatgacgatgacgacgatgatgcgCCGCCAGCCAAGAAAAATGCGCGCACAGTAAACAATTCAGTGGCACGACGCAAGCCCTCCACAAGCACAGCTCCTAAACAGACTtcgggaggaggaggagggggtggagcagcaacaagtAAAGCGACACAGCCAGCCAAAGCTCAAGCGCAGCGTAATGGCGACAACAATACTAAGCGTCCCTCGCTGAGCAGCAGCTCTAACAGCACCGATGATTCGGCGCATCGTGGCGACACCAAAAATGGACGCAAAGTGCCGCTGAAGCTGGCAAGCACAGCCACCGCAGTGCGCGCTAAACAAATGCGCGCCAAGGCGCTGCAAGCGAAGACGAGCAatagcaacagtaacaacaacatcaataagAATGGTCCAAGGCGCGGCAAGAGCAGGAGTAGCGATGGCAGCGACGATTCAGGGAGCGGTTCAGGCTCAGAGACAAGTTCGATGAGCGAATCGGAGGCCACAGACTCAAGCAATTCCTACAGCTCACAGCCGGCGACGGGAAAATCGAATGCCAAAGGCAAGCGagggacagcagcagcagctggagacAGCGAGGAGGAACGCAAGGATAAAGCGAATCCCATGCGCAAGTTAACCCGCTCACTGAGCATGCGGCGCtccaagcaacagcagcagcaggtcaAGCCAGGCAGCGAAACGGAATCAGATGCGGAAATGGAGCAGGAAGATGACAAGAGTCGTGTGCTGTCCAAGAGTCCTGCGAAGAAATcatccacaacaacagcaacaagtcTCAACAGCAGTAAATGCAAGGTGAAGAAGGAAAGCAGCGTCTTGAGCTCCATAAAATCACGACCTGTGTCGCCGGCGCTTCAGCTGGAGAAGAAGTGTCCTATAGAAGGCTGCGACTCCTCAGGTCATTTGAGCGGCAATTTGGATCGTCATTTTCTGCCCGAAGCGTGTCCCATTTACCACAACATGTCCGCTTCGGAGTGCAAGGAGCGTGCCAACGAACGCAAGCTGCGCAACGAGCAGCGTTTAAAGTTTCCACccgtcaacaacagcaattcaAGCACGCCGGGCAATCAGCACAGCAATCCCAAGACGTTGACGCCCGAGCAGCGAGAATTTCTGGCCAAAATACGCGAATCTCGTGCCAACTTTCGACCAATTAGCAGCAGCTTTTTAAATGATAAG GTGAAGCTGGATAAGGACTGCACGGATGAGGATCGCGAACCGAATCTGGCGGGCCTGGTGCCCGACTATGATTTGCAACTGTTTCGCGAGGCTCAAGCACAAGCTTCGGAGCGAATAGAGGATGAACTCAAGGATCTGCCCGTTGGCAAGGGCATCAA ATACATCAGCATGGGCAAGTACAAGATGAAGGTATGGTATCAATCGCCCTATCCCGATGATGCTGCCCGCCTGCCCAAAATGTATATCTGTGAGTTTTGTCTGCGCTATCAGAAATCCGAGACGGGCATCAAACGTCATGCACAGAAATGCGTCTGGCGTCATCCGCCGGGCGATGAAATCTATCGCAAGGGCAAGCTGCAGGTGTGGCAAGTGGATGGCAAACGTTACAAGCAATACTGTCAGCATCTCTGTCTGCTGGCCAAGTTCTTTTTGGACCACAAAACGTTGTACTACGATGTGGAGCCATTTTTGTTCTACATCATGACGTTGGCCGATGTCGATGGCTGTCACATTGTCGGATACTTTAGCAAG CATATTCCATTCCTGCAGGAAAAGAACTCGTTCTATAATGTTTCGTGCATTCTAACCTTGCCCCCATATCAGCGCAAAGGCTACGGCAGACTGCTCATCGATTTCA GTTATCTGTTAACCCGTGTAGAGGGCAAAATTGGTTCGCCAGAGAAGCCGCTGTCCGATCTGGGACTCATCTCATATCGCTCCTACTGGAAGGATGTCCTGCTCGACTATCTCTGCAACCGTTCCGGCAACACGCTCTGCATCAAGGATGTATCACAg GAAATGGCCATCTACTCGTATGATATTGTGAGCACGCTGCAGGCTCTGGGCATGATGAAATACTGGAAAGGCAAACACATAGTTTTAAAGAAGCAG GATGTGCTGGATGAGTATGAAGAGCGAGTGAAGCGACGCGGGACGTTTCCCAAAATCGATGACTCCTGTTTGCGCTGGCAGCCCTTTATACCGATTCAGCCGAGCGAATCGCCATAA
- the LOC117564136 gene encoding uncharacterized protein LOC117564136: MRDETTKRRTQLLQLLTGVCHDVWERTYAKGSEEMCTDVRGDHRVGAGARETKRGARPQSYTPRQQRQQRRQRRQRRQHPVSTGSVSSCPNPPCLAAVWADGHVAISGDWELAVRSWSIAENKQASE; encoded by the exons atGCGAGACGAGACGACAAAGAGACGAACCcaactgctgcaactgctgacTGG CGTCTGCCATGATGTCTGGGAACGCACATATGCAAAAGGGAGCGAGGAGATGTGCACAGATGTGAGGGGGGATCACAGAGTTGGAGCAGGCGCACGAGAGACCAAGCGAGGTGCACGACCTCAATCGTATACGCCCaggcagcagcgacaacaacgacgacaacgacggcaACGACGACAGCATCCAGTGTCGACTGGCAGCGTATCTTCCTGCCCCAATCCGCCATGTCTGGCTGCTGTCTGGGCTGATGGCCATGTTGCAATTTCGGGAGACTGGGAACTCGCAGTCAGGAGCTGGAGCATTGCCGAAAATAAGCAGGCAAGCGAGTGA